The proteins below are encoded in one region of Knoellia sp. S7-12:
- a CDS encoding DEAD/DEAH box helicase, producing the protein MEREAVTLDELSDRELTRAFDRLTLARAGDYARAGRVTSIIVGDEGTRAAARVIGNGTGIYRTEVSLAPDPHGEPLLESDCTCPVGFACKHAAALVIALRTQRPWRTDTPSGSQRSTSWRDALGDLLDAPEPEPRTGVVGLLLDIESSRGRPDPWQRQPQAPRIQLRPMIPGAAPGRWIKTGISWEAVSGGYYSSYAFRLDGPPLDALTAIADAHRRGSRMSGYGRAPASIPLDLLGRGWVDLLMRAREAGVVLLTHANNGGEVQLEPDEGHFVLDLSPADDGGVLAKPSLDLPEGAGGVVVVGDPPTGWFRQEDRDLRLGGFGADVDVAAARVVERGPFTIPHDDWSSFAIDKLPVLQRRATVRTHGGLTLPEVAPPRLHLSVRFDKKHTARVTWSFRYGPLDTPLTVPLTREPPTYRDPNAFRDAAVESNLLEAVPTRDELPALWDLTRQGWMPRDAVSLSGFDTVTFAELLPEIEAHDQVEVDVVGEPAAYAEVTDAPRIAVGTSESGEGNDWFDLKITVTVGRHEVPLADLVTALARNEERMLLPDGAWFTLDHPELHRLRALVEEARALQDKQSDPLRLSVLHAGLWNDLIEIGVVDEQSSRWQRSVDALLGVDAAHTPPPAEVPSALKATLRPYQEEGFRWLSLLWDLGLGGVLADDMGLGKTLQVIAMALRAKERGELNDPMLIVAPTSVLGTWVDEVAKFAPDLTIAVLDRTRGKARVAMGEAIAGADLVVTTYAVGRIDAEEFRSVPWSAAILDEAQFVKNHQAKTYAAMRRLPARVTFALTGTPLENSLMDLWSLLSLVAPGLHPRPLAFREQWAKPIENGTSPELLATLRKRIRPLMLRRTKEAVASDLPPKQEQILHVALHPKHRAIYDRHLARERQRLLGLIDDLDGNRIAILRALTVLRQMALDPSLVDAEAYGGAAPSAKVEALVEQVVELASEGHRALVFSQFTSFLAIVRARLEEEGIAYAYLDGSTRNRADVVQDFRRGDAPAFLISLKAGGFGLTLTEADYVFVLDPWWNPAAENQAIDRAHRIGQTRSVNVYRLVSTDTIEEKVVALQDKKRDLFARVVDDGNLLSSALTADDLRGLLDR; encoded by the coding sequence ATGGAGCGAGAAGCAGTGACTCTCGACGAGTTGTCGGATCGTGAGCTCACGAGGGCCTTCGACCGGCTGACGCTGGCTCGCGCCGGCGACTACGCCCGGGCCGGCCGGGTGACGAGCATCATCGTCGGCGACGAGGGCACGCGAGCCGCCGCGCGCGTCATCGGCAACGGGACCGGCATCTATCGCACCGAGGTCTCGCTCGCCCCCGACCCGCACGGCGAACCGCTCCTCGAGAGCGACTGCACCTGCCCCGTCGGCTTTGCCTGCAAGCACGCTGCCGCCCTCGTGATCGCCCTGCGCACCCAACGACCGTGGCGCACCGACACACCGTCGGGGTCGCAGCGCTCGACCTCCTGGCGCGACGCCCTCGGCGATCTCCTCGACGCACCCGAGCCCGAGCCGCGCACCGGTGTCGTGGGGCTGCTCCTCGACATCGAGTCATCGCGAGGGCGACCCGATCCGTGGCAGCGCCAGCCACAGGCCCCGCGGATCCAGCTGCGCCCGATGATCCCCGGGGCGGCTCCGGGTCGATGGATCAAGACGGGCATCTCGTGGGAGGCGGTGTCGGGCGGCTACTACTCGTCCTACGCCTTCCGGCTCGATGGGCCACCTCTCGACGCCCTCACCGCCATCGCCGATGCCCACCGGCGGGGCAGTCGGATGTCCGGCTACGGCCGCGCACCGGCCTCGATCCCCCTGGACCTGCTCGGCCGGGGCTGGGTCGACCTCCTCATGCGGGCCCGTGAAGCCGGCGTCGTCCTGCTCACCCACGCCAACAACGGCGGCGAGGTCCAGCTCGAGCCCGACGAGGGCCACTTCGTCCTCGACCTGTCCCCGGCCGACGACGGTGGCGTGCTCGCCAAACCGAGCCTCGACCTCCCGGAGGGGGCCGGCGGCGTCGTCGTCGTGGGCGACCCTCCGACCGGGTGGTTCCGTCAGGAGGATCGCGACCTGCGGCTCGGCGGGTTCGGCGCCGACGTCGACGTGGCCGCGGCCCGCGTCGTCGAGCGGGGCCCGTTCACCATCCCGCACGACGACTGGTCGAGCTTCGCCATCGACAAGCTGCCGGTCCTGCAGCGCCGGGCCACGGTGCGCACCCACGGCGGGCTCACCCTGCCCGAGGTGGCGCCACCCCGCCTCCACCTCTCCGTGCGGTTCGACAAGAAACACACGGCCCGCGTCACGTGGTCGTTCCGCTACGGCCCTCTCGACACTCCTCTCACCGTGCCGCTCACCCGCGAGCCGCCCACCTATCGCGACCCCAATGCCTTCCGTGACGCCGCTGTCGAGAGCAATCTGCTCGAAGCCGTGCCCACCCGCGATGAGCTGCCTGCCCTCTGGGATCTCACTCGCCAGGGGTGGATGCCGCGAGATGCGGTGTCCCTCAGCGGTTTTGACACGGTGACCTTCGCCGAGCTCCTGCCTGAGATTGAGGCACACGATCAGGTGGAGGTCGACGTCGTCGGCGAGCCGGCGGCATACGCCGAAGTGACGGACGCCCCGCGGATCGCGGTCGGGACGTCCGAGTCCGGCGAGGGCAACGACTGGTTCGACCTCAAGATCACCGTCACCGTCGGCCGCCACGAGGTCCCACTCGCCGACCTCGTCACCGCGCTCGCCCGCAACGAAGAGCGGATGCTTCTGCCCGACGGCGCCTGGTTCACCCTCGACCACCCCGAGCTGCACCGCCTTCGCGCGCTCGTCGAGGAGGCCCGGGCGTTGCAGGACAAGCAGTCCGACCCGCTGCGCCTGTCCGTCCTCCACGCGGGCCTGTGGAACGACCTCATTGAGATCGGTGTCGTCGACGAGCAGTCCAGTCGCTGGCAGCGCTCGGTCGACGCGCTGCTGGGCGTCGACGCCGCACACACGCCCCCTCCGGCCGAGGTGCCCAGTGCCCTCAAGGCCACGCTGCGGCCCTATCAGGAAGAGGGCTTCCGCTGGCTGTCGCTCCTCTGGGATCTCGGGCTCGGTGGGGTGCTCGCCGACGACATGGGGCTCGGCAAGACTCTCCAGGTCATCGCGATGGCATTGCGGGCCAAGGAGCGCGGCGAGCTGAATGACCCGATGCTGATCGTCGCGCCGACCTCGGTGCTCGGCACGTGGGTCGACGAGGTCGCGAAGTTCGCACCCGACCTCACCATTGCCGTGCTCGACCGCACGCGCGGCAAGGCGCGCGTCGCCATGGGGGAGGCGATTGCCGGTGCCGACCTCGTCGTGACGACCTATGCCGTGGGTCGCATCGATGCCGAGGAGTTCCGCTCGGTCCCGTGGTCCGCGGCGATCCTCGACGAGGCCCAGTTCGTGAAGAACCACCAGGCCAAGACGTATGCCGCGATGCGCCGGCTGCCGGCGCGCGTCACCTTTGCCCTCACCGGCACGCCCCTCGAGAACTCGCTCATGGACCTGTGGTCGCTGCTGTCGCTCGTCGCCCCGGGCCTGCACCCACGGCCGCTTGCCTTCCGGGAGCAGTGGGCCAAGCCGATCGAGAACGGCACTTCGCCCGAGCTGCTCGCCACGCTGCGCAAGCGGATCCGGCCGCTGATGCTGCGGCGCACCAAAGAGGCAGTCGCGTCCGACCTGCCGCCCAAGCAGGAGCAGATCCTCCACGTCGCTCTCCACCCCAAGCACCGCGCCATCTATGACCGCCACCTCGCCCGGGAGCGGCAGCGCCTCCTGGGACTCATCGATGACCTCGACGGCAACCGGATCGCGATCCTGCGCGCCCTCACGGTGCTGCGGCAGATGGCTCTCGACCCCTCGCTCGTCGACGCCGAGGCCTATGGCGGCGCTGCGCCGAGTGCCAAGGTCGAGGCGCTCGTCGAGCAGGTTGTCGAGCTCGCTTCGGAGGGTCACCGCGCGCTTGTCTTCAGCCAGTTCACCAGCTTCCTGGCGATTGTTCGGGCCCGGCTCGAGGAGGAGGGCATTGCCTACGCTTACCTCGACGGGTCGACCCGGAACCGCGCTGACGTCGTCCAGGACTTCCGCAGAGGCGACGCGCCGGCGTTCCTCATCTCGCTCAAGGCCGGTGGCTTCGGGCTCACTCTCACCGAGGCCGACTACGTCTTCGTGCTCGACCCGTGGTGGAACCCGGCCGCCGAGAACCAGGCGATCGACCGGGCCCACCGCATCGGGCAGACGCGCTCGGTCAACGTCTATCGCCTCGTCTCCACGGACACCATCGAGGAGAAGGTCGTCGCCCTGCAGGACAAGAAGCGCGATCTCTTTGCCCGGGTCGTTGACGACGGCAACCTCTTGTCGAGCGCCCTCACAGCCGACGATCTGCGCGGCCTGCTCGACCGCTGA
- a CDS encoding recombinase family protein encodes MLIGYARVSTERQDLASQRAELRRLGVDDERDYTDKRTGKNKDRPGLREALAAAREGDALVVAKIDRLARSVPDARDMVQDLYEANGRLLGTKPKRASSQETQGRLRRWRLHPRGVGRGLSSVPGHDLQDPKAGTGGLTAGDRRSGGAAIDRSAVRVQAVSATPPLVILMVS; translated from the coding sequence ATGTTGATCGGCTACGCACGAGTGAGCACCGAACGACAAGACCTCGCTTCACAACGAGCAGAGTTGCGCCGCCTGGGGGTAGACGACGAGCGGGATTACACCGACAAGCGCACTGGCAAGAACAAGGACCGCCCAGGACTGCGCGAGGCGCTGGCAGCGGCCCGAGAGGGCGACGCCCTCGTCGTCGCCAAGATCGACCGCTTGGCTCGGTCAGTGCCGGACGCGCGCGACATGGTTCAGGACCTCTACGAGGCCAACGGCCGCCTCTTGGGCACCAAGCCCAAGCGAGCGTCGAGCCAAGAAACTCAAGGACGACTTCGAAGGTGGCGACTTCACCCTCGCGGAGTTGGCCGCGGACTATCGAGTGTCCCGGGCCACGATCTACAGGACCCCAAAGCGGGCACAGGCGGACTAACTGCTGGCGACCGTCGTTCTGGCGGCGCGGCCATTGACCGATCCGCGGTGCGGGTTCAGGCGGTCAGCGCAACGCCTCCGCTAGTGATTCTGATGGTGTCTTGA
- a CDS encoding IS30 family transposase — translation MGHGDYERLTPQAIDQVWVRLKAGEAAKPTARALGLCTGTVRAYLIRCGGIRPEPRRRAADRLSVADREEISRGLAAGESIRSIATRIGRAPSTVSREVNANGGRRGYRAVRADQRAWSRAGRPKVCKLAKDPRLRAIVEEKLSQRWSPQQIAGWLKRTYPQDPRMQVSHESIYRSLYVQSRGALNKELTRYLRTGRVLRRPKGVRTPDGRGSRPNTVNISQRPHEVADRAVPGHWEGDLVFGKGMSPVATLVERKTRYLMLVALPRGDHRADAVAQALADAVTTLPKQLAKTLTWDLGHEMAQHQQFTIATGVQVYFCDPKSPWQRGSNENTNGLLRQYLPRRLDFRTLTQTDFDAIAEELNNRPRQTLGFKTPSESLAEALR, via the coding sequence GTGGGTCATGGCGACTACGAGAGGTTGACGCCGCAGGCGATCGACCAGGTGTGGGTTCGGCTGAAAGCTGGTGAGGCAGCCAAGCCGACCGCTCGTGCCCTTGGGTTGTGCACCGGGACTGTGCGGGCGTATCTGATCCGCTGCGGCGGGATCCGACCTGAACCGAGGCGGCGTGCTGCGGACAGGTTGAGCGTGGCCGATCGCGAGGAAATCTCACGCGGTCTGGCCGCGGGCGAGTCGATCCGGTCGATCGCGACCAGAATCGGTCGGGCGCCGTCGACGGTCAGCAGGGAGGTCAACGCCAACGGTGGCCGGCGTGGGTACCGGGCGGTGCGGGCTGACCAGCGGGCCTGGTCGCGGGCGGGCAGGCCCAAGGTGTGCAAGCTTGCGAAGGATCCGCGGCTGCGTGCGATCGTGGAGGAGAAGTTGTCCCAACGTTGGTCACCGCAGCAGATCGCTGGCTGGCTGAAACGGACCTACCCCCAGGACCCACGGATGCAGGTGTCGCACGAGAGCATCTACCGCAGCTTGTACGTACAGTCTCGCGGCGCCCTGAACAAGGAGCTCACCCGGTACCTGCGCACTGGCCGGGTTCTGCGTCGCCCCAAAGGAGTTCGTACCCCCGATGGTCGCGGCTCGAGGCCGAACACGGTCAACATCTCCCAGCGCCCACACGAGGTCGCCGATCGTGCGGTGCCTGGACATTGGGAAGGTGACTTGGTCTTCGGCAAGGGGATGAGCCCGGTCGCGACCTTGGTCGAACGCAAGACGCGCTACCTGATGCTGGTCGCTCTGCCGCGTGGCGACCACCGAGCCGATGCCGTTGCGCAGGCCTTGGCCGACGCGGTCACCACGCTGCCCAAGCAGCTGGCCAAGACCCTGACCTGGGACCTGGGACACGAGATGGCCCAGCACCAGCAGTTCACCATCGCCACCGGCGTGCAGGTCTACTTCTGCGACCCCAAGTCGCCCTGGCAGCGTGGCAGCAACGAGAACACCAACGGGCTGCTGCGTCAGTACCTGCCCCGCCGGCTCGACTTCCGCACCCTCACCCAAACCGACTTCGACGCCATCGCCGAAGAGCTGAACAACCGACCTCGACAAACCCTGGGCTTCAAGACACCATCAGAATCACTAGCGGAGGCGTTGCGCTGA
- a CDS encoding ANTAR domain-containing protein, with protein MSADQPEDTDVQGQINDLRARVDEADQRADASESRADKAELRADDSATRADTADDRTNAGDARAHDDRRRLADVEGRLDVHEEMIAELQAEGLLSSEQAAELKVALETATTIGAAVGTIMTICKVSEDVAFRLLRKESMHSNRKLHLVAEDIVSKGYTYGLPPR; from the coding sequence ATGAGCGCGGATCAGCCGGAGGACACCGACGTGCAGGGACAGATCAACGATCTGCGTGCGCGCGTCGACGAGGCCGACCAGCGAGCTGATGCGAGTGAGTCCCGCGCCGACAAGGCTGAGTTGCGGGCTGATGACAGCGCAACCCGAGCAGATACGGCAGATGACCGAACGAACGCGGGGGACGCGCGTGCGCACGACGACCGCCGCAGGCTCGCTGACGTTGAGGGGCGTCTCGACGTGCATGAGGAGATGATCGCCGAACTGCAAGCCGAGGGCCTATTGAGCAGTGAGCAAGCGGCGGAGCTTAAAGTCGCCCTGGAAACCGCGACCACGATTGGTGCCGCCGTGGGAACCATCATGACCATCTGCAAGGTGAGTGAGGACGTGGCCTTCAGGCTCCTGAGGAAGGAGAGCATGCACAGCAACCGCAAGTTGCACCTCGTGGCTGAAGATATTGTCTCGAAGGGCTACACCTACGGCCTGCCACCCCGCTGA
- the efeU gene encoding iron uptake transporter permease EfeU: protein MLVSNALIGLREGLEAALVVVILVAFLVKTDRRWALRYAWLGVLTAIVLSAGLAAALTFGTQQLSFETQELIGGIASILAVGFVTAMVFWMKSAARTISGELKGRLDKALDLGPLAVALVGFLGVGREGLETAIFFYATTEAAGAGNNTPLLGWLIGLGSAIALGWFIYRGAVQINLGSFFKWTGIALILVAAGILAYGIHDLQEAQFLPGLQTLAFDVSGVIRPDSWYAALLKGIFNFTPATTVLQAIAWTAYVVVVLTLFLRPVKAPAPAPSSSSPLAASHSGESA from the coding sequence ATGCTCGTCAGCAACGCCCTCATCGGTCTTCGTGAAGGGCTCGAAGCCGCTCTCGTCGTCGTCATTCTTGTCGCGTTCCTCGTCAAGACCGACCGACGGTGGGCCCTGCGCTACGCCTGGCTCGGTGTCCTCACCGCCATCGTCCTCAGCGCCGGGCTCGCGGCCGCGCTGACCTTTGGCACCCAGCAGCTCTCGTTCGAGACGCAGGAACTCATCGGCGGCATCGCCAGCATCCTGGCCGTCGGCTTCGTCACGGCGATGGTCTTCTGGATGAAGTCGGCCGCGCGCACCATCTCCGGCGAGCTCAAGGGGCGGCTCGACAAGGCCCTCGACCTCGGCCCGCTCGCCGTCGCCCTGGTGGGCTTCCTGGGTGTCGGGCGTGAGGGCCTCGAGACGGCGATCTTCTTCTATGCCACCACCGAGGCGGCGGGCGCGGGCAACAACACCCCGCTCCTCGGGTGGCTCATCGGCCTGGGCTCCGCGATCGCGCTGGGCTGGTTCATCTATCGCGGAGCCGTCCAGATCAACCTCGGGTCGTTCTTCAAGTGGACCGGGATCGCGCTCATCCTCGTCGCGGCCGGCATCCTCGCCTACGGCATCCACGACCTCCAGGAGGCGCAGTTCCTCCCCGGCCTGCAGACCCTCGCCTTCGACGTCTCCGGTGTCATCCGACCCGACAGCTGGTATGCCGCCCTGCTCAAGGGGATCTTCAACTTCACTCCCGCGACGACCGTTCTTCAGGCCATCGCCTGGACGGCATACGTCGTGGTCGTCCTCACGCTCTTCCTGCGCCCGGTCAAGGCACCCGCGCCCGCGCCGTCGTCGTCCAGCCCGCTCGCCGCATCTCACTCAGGAGAATCCGCATGA
- the efeO gene encoding iron uptake system protein EfeO: MTRRVLALTLIPATFALAACGGSKDTKSADGKGPITVTANDTECAVTRTEAPAGQIEFSVSNKGTKINEFYVYAEGDRIMGEVENIAPGLTRKFLVEVAEPGKYETACKPGMVGKGIRSPFTVTGASAAAQTDDAKINAATASYARYVASQSDALLTRTTEFVGLVKAGKVDEAKTLYPVARSYWERIEPVAESFGDLDPKIDGREDVVAEGMKFTGYHRLEQDLWVKGLQADSNAIADQLLADVTTIVAQAKEVKFNGLQLANGSKALLDEMATGKITGEEERYSHTDLWDFAANWEGSKGAIAALRPVLEERDAALVASYDKRAAALDALVAKHQKGDGYQLYTELSPIEIRALSDALDAVAEDVSKVAGVVAAK, encoded by the coding sequence ATGACCCGCCGCGTCCTCGCGCTCACCCTCATCCCCGCCACCTTCGCACTCGCGGCGTGCGGCGGCTCCAAGGACACCAAGAGTGCCGACGGCAAGGGCCCGATCACCGTCACCGCGAACGACACCGAGTGCGCAGTGACGCGCACCGAGGCGCCCGCCGGTCAGATCGAGTTCTCCGTGTCCAACAAGGGCACCAAGATCAATGAGTTCTATGTCTACGCCGAGGGCGACCGCATCATGGGCGAGGTCGAGAACATCGCGCCCGGCCTGACCCGCAAGTTCCTCGTCGAGGTCGCCGAGCCCGGCAAGTACGAGACCGCGTGCAAGCCCGGCATGGTCGGCAAGGGCATCCGCTCGCCCTTCACGGTCACCGGCGCGAGTGCCGCCGCGCAGACCGATGACGCCAAGATCAACGCCGCGACCGCGTCCTACGCCCGCTACGTCGCGAGCCAGTCCGACGCCCTCCTGACCCGCACGACCGAGTTCGTCGGGCTCGTGAAGGCCGGCAAGGTCGACGAGGCCAAGACGCTCTACCCGGTCGCGCGTTCCTACTGGGAGCGCATCGAGCCCGTGGCCGAGTCGTTCGGTGACCTCGACCCCAAGATCGACGGTCGCGAGGACGTCGTCGCCGAGGGCATGAAGTTCACCGGCTACCACCGCCTCGAGCAGGACCTCTGGGTCAAGGGCCTCCAGGCCGACAGCAACGCCATCGCCGACCAGCTGCTCGCCGACGTCACGACCATCGTCGCGCAGGCCAAGGAGGTCAAGTTCAACGGGCTCCAGCTCGCCAACGGCTCCAAGGCCCTGCTCGACGAGATGGCCACCGGCAAGATCACCGGCGAGGAAGAGCGCTACAGCCACACCGACCTCTGGGACTTCGCCGCCAACTGGGAAGGGTCCAAGGGCGCGATCGCCGCGCTCCGCCCGGTCCTCGAGGAGCGCGACGCGGCGCTGGTCGCGTCCTACGACAAGCGCGCCGCCGCGCTCGATGCCCTCGTGGCCAAGCACCAGAAGGGCGATGGCTACCAGCTCTACACCGAGCTCAGCCCCATCGAGATCCGCGCTCTGAGCGACGCTCTCGACGCCGTGGCCGAGGACGTCTCCAAGGTCGCCGGGGTCGTTGCGGCGAAATGA
- the efeB gene encoding iron uptake transporter deferrochelatase/peroxidase subunit has protein sequence MSTSPERDDRGATRRNILASGAGVAVAGAAAGLSYAGRPSAAAAQQSSSATDPTGAAGPEPVPFRGEHQAGIVTPAQDRMHFVALDVTTKDTAELKLLLKEWTRAAERMTYGAEASPGGVVGGGPYRPPADTGEALDLSSSNLTITIGYGPSLFDGRFGLAGRKPEALRELPGFVGDDLDPARSGGDLCIQACADDPQVAVHAIRNLIRIGFGVISVRWSQLGFGRTSSTSTSQATPRNLFGFKDGTANVKAEDDDALREHVWVDPADVPGEAAWMSGGSYLVSRRIRMHVEVWDRTPLQEQEDIFGRDKAVGASLHLPVDKRDEFAPLDFEAKGADNQPRIPITSHVRLAHESQLGGIRILRRGYNFTDGSDGSGHLDAGLFFIAFVRDAHQQFVPMQQALARADILNEYIEHTGSALFACPPGLGDGDDWAVQLFGS, from the coding sequence ATGAGCACGTCACCTGAGCGCGACGACCGTGGTGCCACCCGACGCAACATCCTTGCGTCGGGTGCCGGGGTCGCCGTTGCCGGCGCTGCCGCGGGCCTGTCGTATGCCGGCCGCCCCAGTGCCGCTGCGGCACAACAGTCCTCGTCCGCAACCGACCCAACCGGCGCGGCAGGGCCCGAGCCAGTGCCGTTCCGTGGCGAGCACCAGGCCGGCATCGTCACGCCCGCCCAGGACCGCATGCATTTCGTTGCTCTCGACGTCACCACCAAGGACACCGCGGAACTCAAGCTGCTGCTCAAGGAGTGGACGCGCGCCGCCGAGCGGATGACCTACGGCGCCGAGGCATCGCCGGGCGGCGTCGTCGGAGGAGGCCCCTACCGGCCGCCGGCCGACACCGGCGAGGCCCTCGATCTCTCGTCGTCCAACCTCACGATCACCATCGGCTACGGCCCGTCCCTGTTCGACGGTCGCTTCGGGCTGGCGGGCCGCAAGCCCGAGGCCCTGCGCGAGCTGCCGGGCTTCGTGGGCGACGACCTCGACCCGGCGCGCAGCGGCGGTGACCTCTGCATCCAGGCGTGCGCCGACGACCCGCAGGTCGCGGTCCACGCGATCCGCAACCTCATCCGGATCGGCTTCGGCGTCATCTCGGTCCGCTGGAGCCAGCTCGGTTTTGGGCGCACGTCCTCGACGTCCACGAGTCAGGCGACCCCGCGCAACCTCTTTGGGTTCAAGGACGGCACGGCCAACGTCAAGGCCGAGGACGATGACGCGCTGCGCGAGCACGTGTGGGTCGACCCGGCCGACGTCCCCGGCGAGGCGGCCTGGATGAGCGGCGGTTCCTACCTCGTGTCGCGTCGCATCCGGATGCACGTCGAGGTCTGGGATCGCACCCCGCTCCAGGAGCAGGAGGACATCTTCGGCCGCGACAAGGCTGTCGGCGCCTCGCTCCACCTGCCCGTCGACAAGCGCGACGAGTTCGCCCCGCTCGACTTCGAAGCCAAGGGTGCCGACAACCAGCCCCGCATCCCGATCACGAGCCACGTCCGGCTCGCGCACGAGAGCCAGCTGGGCGGCATACGCATCCTGCGTCGTGGCTACAACTTCACCGACGGCAGTGACGGCAGCGGCCACCTCGACGCCGGTCTGTTCTTCATCGCGTTCGTGCGCGACGCGCACCAGCAGTTCGTGCCGATGCAGCAGGCGCTGGCCAGGGCCGACATCCTCAACGAATACATCGAGCACACCGGTTCGGCGCTCTTCGCCTGCCCACCGGGACTGGGTGACGGCGACGACTGGGCTGTGCAACTGTTCGGTTCATGA
- the zwf gene encoding glucose-6-phosphate dehydrogenase — protein sequence MSEPTTAPTTVILFGATGDLAKRKLIPGMLHLFQSGLLDDLRVVGTSLDEMSTDEFRDLAHEAIKEFSTRDLNEEEWHEFAQRLDYVPLSAGPQALGDAVRAAEKLFPGETELRLHYLSVPPKAALSAIQMIAEADLVDRSRIVMEKPFGTDYASAVELNRRVHEVFREEQVFRIDHFLGKEPAQNILAFRFANGLFEPIWHRNSIAHVQIDVPETLGLSTRGDFYENTGAYRDMVVTHLFQILAFTAMEPPTSLEPEAISREKNKVFESMQPIHPNDVVRGQYAGYLDEPGVAHDSDTETYIALKCYIDNWRWAGVPFFLRTGKRMAEGARIISIAFNEPPQSMFPPGSGVGDHGPDHLTFDLADKARMSLSFYGKRPGPGMKLDKLSMQFAMQETTWAGAVLEAYERLIYDAVRGDHTLFTSAEGIERLWEISQPLLDNPPVVRPYAPGTWGPNQIHQLVSPHTWRLPFERKWREKNPDPGPQSPAEGGARG from the coding sequence ATGAGTGAGCCGACCACTGCGCCGACGACTGTCATCCTCTTCGGCGCGACGGGAGACCTGGCCAAACGCAAGCTCATCCCCGGGATGCTGCACCTCTTCCAGTCCGGACTGCTCGACGACCTGCGGGTCGTCGGCACCTCACTCGACGAGATGTCGACCGACGAGTTCAGGGATCTCGCCCATGAGGCGATCAAGGAGTTCTCAACACGCGACCTCAACGAAGAGGAGTGGCACGAGTTCGCGCAACGGCTCGACTACGTGCCGCTGTCGGCGGGACCGCAGGCGCTCGGCGACGCGGTGCGCGCCGCCGAGAAGCTGTTTCCGGGTGAGACCGAGCTGCGGCTGCACTACCTGTCGGTCCCGCCCAAGGCCGCGCTGTCCGCGATCCAGATGATCGCCGAGGCCGACCTCGTCGACCGCAGTCGCATCGTCATGGAGAAGCCGTTCGGCACCGACTACGCCTCCGCGGTCGAGCTCAACCGCCGCGTGCACGAGGTCTTCCGTGAGGAGCAGGTCTTCCGGATCGACCACTTCCTCGGCAAGGAGCCGGCCCAGAACATCCTCGCGTTCCGCTTCGCCAACGGGCTGTTCGAGCCGATCTGGCACCGCAACTCGATCGCTCATGTGCAGATCGATGTGCCCGAGACGCTGGGCCTGTCGACGCGTGGCGACTTCTATGAGAACACCGGCGCCTACCGCGACATGGTCGTCACACACCTGTTCCAGATCCTCGCGTTCACCGCGATGGAGCCACCGACCTCGCTCGAGCCCGAGGCGATCAGCCGCGAAAAGAACAAGGTCTTCGAGTCGATGCAGCCGATCCACCCGAACGACGTGGTGCGCGGGCAATACGCCGGCTACCTCGACGAGCCGGGGGTGGCACACGACTCCGACACCGAGACCTACATCGCGCTCAAGTGCTACATCGACAACTGGCGCTGGGCCGGAGTGCCGTTCTTCCTGCGCACCGGCAAGCGGATGGCCGAGGGCGCTCGGATCATCTCGATCGCCTTCAACGAGCCACCGCAGTCGATGTTCCCGCCCGGGTCCGGCGTCGGCGACCACGGCCCCGACCACCTGACCTTCGACCTCGCCGACAAGGCCCGCATGTCGCTGTCGTTCTATGGCAAGCGACCCGGGCCGGGGATGAAGCTCGACAAGCTCTCGATGCAGTTCGCCATGCAGGAGACGACGTGGGCCGGTGCTGTGCTCGAGGCCTATGAGCGGCTCATCTATGACGCGGTCCGTGGCGACCACACGCTCTTCACGTCGGCCGAGGGCATCGAGCGGCTCTGGGAGATCAGCCAGCCGCTGCTCGACAACCCGCCGGTCGTGCGCCCTTATGCGCCCGGCACCTGGGGACCGAATCAGATCCACCAACTCGTGTCCCCGCATACGTGGCGCCTGCCGTTCGAGCGCAAGTGGCGCGAGAAGAACCCCGACCCGGGACCACAGTCACCCGCCGAGGGTGGAGCACGGGGCTAG